The window ATGACGTCTACATGGCGGCTCTTTGGAAAACGCCCGCGGCGTTTGAGGACCTTTAAAGCCGCTTCTACCCCGGAGGCAACTGCGGCCGTGTTTTCAAAGGCAATATGTATCCACGGGACGCGCCAAGAAGTATGAGGAAAAGGAGAAGTGACGATCTCCATACAACCAGTGGCATTGCAGACTATGACGTCTGTGCCTAAGGCCTTCATGGCCATACGCAAGGCCAAAATCTCACCACATCCCTGACAAGCCCTGTGTCCTGGAGCAATAGGCTCCACCTCAGGCAAATTTTTAATAGAGAAACCTTTGAATTTTGTGAATTCTGGTATCATGATTCCCGCACCCCTATCATTTCGTAAGCTTCTTTAGGCCGCTTTTTCATATAAAAAGCGGCTCTTTCGGCCATTTCTTCAAAATCCTCAACCGTGACATCGCGGCCACCAAGGCCTGCAATGAAGTTAACTACCCGGGGACGCCTGGCAGCATTATAAAGGGCGCCTTTGACTTCCGTGCCAACTGGGCCACCCACTGCGCCAGGAGTAAGCGCTCGGTCAATAACTCCTAATACTTTGACCCCAGATACAGCCTTGCGAAATTCCTGCACAGGAAACGGCCGCCAAAGCCTTATGCGCACCAGCCCAACCTTCTTGCCTTCATCGCGCATCTTATCAATAGCTGTCATAGCAGTTTCAGCAAGGCTACCCATTATCAAAAGGGCAACTTCAGCATCTTCCATGCGATATGTCTCTACGGCATTATATTCCCGGCCAAAACGATTGGCCCAATCCTTCCACACCCGCTTAATCACCCGCGGAGTGTTTTTAAAGGCTTCGTCCTGAGCTTTTTTGGCTTCAAAATAAATTTCAGGGATCCCCACAGGACCCATGGAGATAGGTTTCCGTGGATCAAGCTTATACTTGGGTTTAAAGGGTGGCAAAAAGGCGTCTACTTCTTCCTGGTCCGGCAAGATTATTGGCTCAATCACGTGAGAGAGGGTAAAGCCGTCAATGTTCACAATCATGGGAAACATCACGTTGCGGTCTTCAGCTATACGGAAGGCCTGGATGGTTAAATCAACAGCTTCCTGACCGTTTTCGGCAAAGACCTGGATCCAGCCGATATCCCGCTCAGCCATGATGTCACTGTGGTCATTCCAGATGCTAATGGGCGCAGAAAGGGCTCTGTTAGCTACCACCATTACCACAGGGAGCCTTAAGGCTGAGGTGATAAAAAGAATCTCGTGCATCAAGGCAAGCCCTTGAGCCGCGGTAGAGGTAAAGGTGCGTGCTCCTGTGGCCACAGCCCCTGTCGCCGCACTGATCGCAGAATGCTCGGATTCAACGGTGATATATTCAGCATCAAGCTCGCCACTGGCAACTAATTCGCTTAGGTGCTCTACGATATGGGTCTGCGGGGTAATGGGGTATGCAGCGATAACTTCTGCCCGCGCCAGTTTAACGGCGTCGGCAATGGCAATGGAAACTTCTTTGGCTATCTTTTTTGACATAACTTATACCTCCTCCATAACCATGCTAATGGCATTCTTCGGACAGGTGGCCATGCATATCCCGCAGCCCTTACAATAATAAAGGTTTACCAGATAGTAGCCTTCCTCATCGCGCTGGTCATAACACATATCGGGACACATAATGTAGCAGGTACCACATTTGACACATTTTTCTTTATCAAGCA of the Thermodesulfatator atlanticus DSM 21156 genome contains:
- the porA gene encoding 2-ketoisovalerate ferredoxin oxidoreductase subunit alpha, with the protein product MSKKIAKEVSIAIADAVKLARAEVIAAYPITPQTHIVEHLSELVASGELDAEYITVESEHSAISAATGAVATGARTFTSTAAQGLALMHEILFITSALRLPVVMVVANRALSAPISIWNDHSDIMAERDIGWIQVFAENGQEAVDLTIQAFRIAEDRNVMFPMIVNIDGFTLSHVIEPIILPDQEEVDAFLPPFKPKYKLDPRKPISMGPVGIPEIYFEAKKAQDEAFKNTPRVIKRVWKDWANRFGREYNAVETYRMEDAEVALLIMGSLAETAMTAIDKMRDEGKKVGLVRIRLWRPFPVQEFRKAVSGVKVLGVIDRALTPGAVGGPVGTEVKGALYNAARRPRVVNFIAGLGGRDVTVEDFEEMAERAAFYMKKRPKEAYEMIGVRES
- a CDS encoding 4Fe-4S binding protein translates to MGKDQGMMPWKEVPFGLYILEPGNSAEFKTGNWRSMRPVLDKEKCVKCGTCYIMCPDMCYDQRDEEGYYLVNLYYCKGCGICMATCPKNAISMVMEEV